In Ignavibacteria bacterium, a single genomic region encodes these proteins:
- a CDS encoding SPFH domain-containing protein, giving the protein METPSDFGLVIIIAIIFFLFLSGIRIIRPTHRGLIERLGKYKKFANPGFHWIIPVIDKMYPVNITEQMIDAQPQEIITNDNLNATVDAQVYFKVLDSEEYVKNSQYNVNNYQWQIVNLARTTLRNIIGTLTLKSANSERGKINSELHKTLAEETKNWGIEIVRTELKQIDPPHDVQETMNKVVKAENEKISAIDYATAAETVADGQKRAKIKEAEGFKQSKILQAEGEAEAIKLVNEAADKFFTGNAQLLKKLETLEASLKSNAKIIVPAGSELVNVIGDMAGVLPMKRKDEKKEEQK; this is encoded by the coding sequence ATGGAAACACCATCAGATTTTGGATTAGTCATAATAATAGCAATTATTTTCTTTTTGTTCCTTTCGGGTATAAGGATAATTAGACCTACACACAGAGGGTTAATAGAGCGTCTCGGAAAGTACAAAAAGTTTGCGAATCCGGGGTTTCACTGGATAATACCCGTGATTGATAAAATGTACCCGGTAAATATTACGGAGCAAATGATAGACGCCCAGCCTCAGGAGATAATCACAAACGATAATCTGAACGCAACAGTTGACGCACAGGTTTATTTTAAAGTACTTGACTCAGAGGAATACGTGAAAAATTCTCAGTATAATGTAAATAATTATCAATGGCAGATTGTGAACCTTGCAAGAACAACACTAAGGAATATAATCGGAACTCTTACGTTGAAATCTGCTAACAGCGAGAGAGGAAAGATTAATTCAGAATTACACAAAACTTTAGCCGAGGAGACTAAAAACTGGGGAATTGAAATTGTTAGGACAGAGTTGAAACAAATTGACCCACCGCATGATGTTCAGGAGACGATGAATAAAGTGGTTAAAGCGGAGAATGAAAAAATATCTGCGATTGACTATGCAACGGCTGCTGAAACAGTGGCTGACGGGCAAAAGCGTGCAAAGATAAAAGAGGCAGAGGGATTTAAGCAGTCAAAAATACTTCAAGCAGAAGGCGAAGCGGAGGCTATCAAACTTGTTAATGAAGCAGCGGATAAGTTTTTTACAGGAAATGCACAGCTATTGAAAAAGCTGGAAACGTTAGAAGCATCATTGAAGTCAAACGCTAAGATAATAGTACCCGCAGGTTCAGAGCTTGTGAATGTAATAGGAGATATGGCGGGTGTACTTCCTATGAAGAGGAAAGACGAGAAGAAGGAAGAGCAAAAGTAA
- a CDS encoding T9SS type A sorting domain-containing protein produces ADSIQTRHKGWAWSNQGNQFLTGSKYIKDLTRPWQSISQSISYPMAGTFSNLRSALTADKLRKVTIQWTAQGEGQYAYWYQDSSKINDNYYIYRGMKQVPFKVFADTLVIDNPSIPTYRYEKRQVNCAFVESSDIYPFTNSWNPTTDSLGGKLLLYTFGSSYDTSITTPYKNRNLVIQQPQYDIMFIWAPRLVNTGGAGQPGEEFYIYPYNATRPYYNGTAPLIYEFSTTAPVVPVINISTELPEKYDLMQNYPNPFNPVTNIRFMLPEKSYVTIKVYNMLGQKVKTLINNEKLDAGTHQTRFSGEGLASGIYFYAIQTEKFVQTKRMVLLK; encoded by the coding sequence CGGCAGATTCAATACAGACGAGGCATAAGGGCTGGGCGTGGTCAAATCAGGGAAATCAGTTTCTTACGGGGAGCAAGTATATAAAAGATCTAACAAGACCGTGGCAGTCAATTTCTCAGTCAATTTCATATCCGATGGCGGGTACGTTTTCGAATTTGAGGTCTGCACTAACAGCAGATAAACTGAGGAAAGTAACTATACAATGGACTGCACAGGGTGAAGGACAGTATGCGTATTGGTATCAGGATTCTTCAAAAATCAATGACAATTATTACATATACAGGGGAATGAAACAAGTACCGTTCAAAGTATTTGCTGATACACTTGTAATTGATAATCCATCAATACCAACATACAGGTATGAGAAAAGACAAGTGAACTGTGCGTTTGTTGAGTCATCGGATATATATCCTTTTACGAACAGCTGGAATCCGACAACAGACTCGCTCGGTGGAAAACTTCTGCTATATACGTTTGGTTCGAGTTATGATACGAGCATTACTACACCATATAAGAACAGGAATTTAGTTATACAACAACCGCAATATGATATTATGTTCATTTGGGCACCGAGGCTTGTGAACACTGGCGGAGCAGGACAGCCGGGAGAGGAATTTTATATTTATCCTTACAATGCAACAAGACCGTATTATAACGGCACAGCCCCTTTGATTTATGAATTCTCAACAACGGCACCTGTAGTACCCGTTATAAATATCTCGACGGAATTACCTGAGAAGTATGATTTAATGCAGAACTACCCGAATCCGTTTAATCCTGTTACAAACATACGGTTCATGCTGCCTGAAAAATCATACGTGACGATAAAGGTTTACAACATGCTTGGTCAGAAAGTTAAAACTCTGATAAACAATGAGAAGCTGGATGCGGGTACACATCAGACAAGGTTCAGCGGCGAGGGACTTGCGAGCGGAATATACTTTTACGCTATACAGACAGAGAAGTTTGTTCAGACAAAGCGGATGGTGCTATTGAAATAG